A genomic segment from Nicotiana tabacum cultivar K326 chromosome 7, ASM71507v2, whole genome shotgun sequence encodes:
- the LOC107824751 gene encoding uncharacterized protein LOC107824751 isoform X1: protein MGGVPSTPSFNGGAQPQDTAEYLIEAFIGEKSFPLASDYWQKLLELPLHLHWSSNRVQKACLLFAQNNCHTRHLAKILIHLSWCLQECVSTSDVSSSAYVKALNAVYISSVFLKHLIENAKTDNFEDLYMSLNESEEEIPSNVSKVQGIEHLVVHSVLNYLGRVDVSSDTYLLHHELLNFMLVALSTQLLSGPSLGADDIHPFFDAAMAQPTSLVNLVIRKLLLNYVAQLRFPLKASSYYIFSEGYQPGVLQRVGSVAANLVLLPLNFFASSSNEASKSPLADSSLNILLILVHYRKCLGVDRLKDKIDYSSPDSLPKEEPFFENPYCKALENARDIEFDRVDLEGNAPSGLVVRLPFASLFDTLGMCLADETSVLLLYSLVQGNSDFLEYVLVRTDLDTLLMPLLETLYNAPRRTSNQIYMVLIILLILSQDSSFNASIHKLVLPFVPWYQERVLHQTSLGSLMVIILTRTVKYNLSKLRDVYLHTNCLATLANMAPHVHRLSGYASQRLVSLFDMLARKYNKLAEIKNDKMHVPNGESKEGDSLQEDMAAELHIYTDFLRIVLEILNAILTYALPRNPEVVYAIMHRQEVFQPFKSHPRFNELLDNIFMVLDFFNSRMDAQKMDGEWSVEKVLQVIVVNCRSWRGDGIKMFTQLRFTYEQESHPEEFFIPYVWQLVLSRSGLSFSPSSINLFPVDAPLDVQDNVEEAEKPQKDEINGNGPEIEAPV from the exons ATGGGGGGAGTACCGTCAACACCGAGTTTCAATGGTGGCGCACAGCCGCAGGACACGGCGGAGTATCTAATTGAAGCATTTATTGGAGAGAAATCGTTCCCGCTTGCTTCGGATTACTGGCAGAAGCTTCTAGAACTTCCTCTTCATCTCCATTGGTCCTCCAATCGTGTTCAAAAAGCTTGCCTTCTCTTCG CTCAGAACAACTGTCATACGAGGCATCTTGCAAAAATATTAATTCACCTGTCTTGGTGTTTGCAAGAGTGTGTTTCTACGTCTGATGTATCTTCATCAGCTTATGTGAAAGCTCTCAATGCAGTGTACATCTCATCTGTTTTTCTGAAGCACCTCATTGAGAATGCCAAAACTGACAACTTTGAAGATCTATACATGTCTCTGAATGAAAGTGAGGAGGAAATTCCAAGTAACGTCTCTAAAG TACAGGGTATTGAGCATCTTGTTGTGCATAGTGTGCTTAATTATCTTGGCAGAGTAGATGTAAG CTCGGATACATATCTTCTACACCATGAGTTGCTTAATTTCATGCTTGTCGCCTTGTCAACTCAGCTTCTTTCTGGACCATCACTAGGAGCTGATGATATTCATCCTTTCTTTGATGCAGCAATGGCTCAG CCAACTTCTTTGGTTAATCTGGTTATTCGCAAGCTACTTCTTAACTACGTCGCACAGCTACGCTTCCCTTTGAAGGCTTCATCTTATTATATTTTTTCTGAAGGATATCAGCCAGGAGTTCTACAGAGAGTTGGCTCTGTTGCAG CAAATCTCGTGTTACTGCCACTGAATTTCTTTGCGAGTTCAAGTAATGAAGCTTCAAAAAGCCCTTTGGCAGACAGCAGTCTTAATATTTTACTCATCCTTGTTCATTACCGCAAGTGTCTTGGCGTGGAtcgtttgaaagataaaatcGACTACAGCAGTCCAGATTCGCTTCCAAAGGAAGAACCCTTCTTTGAGAATCCTTACTGCAAGGCCCTTGAGAATGCTCGGGATATTGAAT TTGATCGTGTAGATCTTGAGGGGAATGCACCTAGTGGTCTGGTTgtgagattaccctttgcttctCTTTTTGATACCCTTGGCAT GTGCTTGGCTGATGAGACTTCTGTACTTCTGCTTTATTCACTCGTTCAAGGGAATTCCGATTTTCTCGAGTATGTGTTGGTGCGGACTGATCTGGATACACTG TTGATGCCTTTGCTAGAAACACTGTATAATGCACCAAGGAGGACATCCAATCAGATATATATGGTGTTGATTATCCTTCTTATACTTAGCCAAGATTCCTCATTCAACGCCAGCATTCACAAACTG GTGCTACCCTTTGTTCCATGGTACCAAGAGCGGGTTCTTCATCAGACTTCTCTTGGTTCTCTTATGGTCATAATTTTGACGAGGACAGTGAAATATAACCTATCTAAGTTGCGG GATGTTTATCTTCATACAAATTGTCTTGCAACTTTAGCAAATATGGCACCTCATGTCCATCGCCTAAGTGGTTATGCATCACAACGATTGGTCAGCCTATTTGACATGCTTGCACGCAA GTACAACAAATTGGCAGAGATAAAAAATGATAAGATGCATGTGCCCAATGGTGAATCAAAGGAAGGAGATAGTCTCCAAGAAGATATG GCAGCTGAGCTGCATATTTATACCGACTTCCTAAGAATTGTTCTTGAGATATTAAATGCAATTCTGACCTATGCCTTGCCACGGAACCCTGAG GTTGTTTATGCAATTATGCATAGGCAGGAAGTCTTTCAGCCGTTCAAAAGTCATCCACGATTCAATGAACTGCTTGACAACATATTTATG GTCTTGGACTTCTTCAACAGTCGCATGGATGCCCAAAAGATGGACGGAGAATGGTCTGTAGAGAAAGTATTGCAAGTCATTGTTGTTAATTGCCGATCTTGGAGAGGTGATGGAATAAAG ATGTTTACCCAATTGCGTTTCACATACGAACAAGAGAGTCATCCTGAGGAGTTCTTCATTCCGTACGTGTGGCAGCTGGTTTTGTCTCGAAG TGGTCTTAGCTTTTCTCCTAGCAGCATAAATCTTTTCCCAGTTGACGCTCCTCTCGAT GTCCAGGATAATGTAGAGGAGGCTGAAAAGCCTCAGAAGGATGAGATCAATGGAAATGGGCCAGAGATAGAGGCACCAGTTTGA
- the LOC107824751 gene encoding uncharacterized protein LOC107824751 isoform X2, protein MGGVPSTPSFNGGAQPQDTAEYLIEAFIGEKSFPLASDYWQKLLELPLHLHWSSNRVQKACLLFAQNNCHTRHLAKILIHLSWCLQECVSTSDVSSSAYVKALNAVYISSVFLKHLIENAKTDNFEDLYMSLNESEEEIPSNVSKVQGIEHLVVHSVLNYLGRVDVSSDTYLLHHELLNFMLVALSTQLLSGPSLGADDIHPFFDAAMAQPTSLVNLVIRKLLLNYVAQLRFPLKASSYYIFSEGYQPGVLQRVGSVAANLVLLPLNFFASSSNEASKSPLADSSLNILLILVHYRKCLGVDRLKDKIDYSSPDSLPKEEPFFENPYCKALENARDIEFDRVDLEGNAPSGLVVRLPFASLFDTLGMCLADETSVLLLYSLVQGNSDFLEYVLVRTDLDTLLMPLLETLYNAPRRTSNQIYMVLIILLILSQDSSFNASIHKLVLPFVPWYQERVLHQTSLGSLMVIILTRTVKYNLSKLRDVYLHTNCLATLANMAPHVHRLSGYASQRLVSLFDMLARKYNKLAEIKNDKMHVPNGESKEGDSLQEDMAAELHIYTDFLRIVLEILNAILTYALPRNPEVLDFFNSRMDAQKMDGEWSVEKVLQVIVVNCRSWRGDGIKMFTQLRFTYEQESHPEEFFIPYVWQLVLSRSGLSFSPSSINLFPVDAPLDVQDNVEEAEKPQKDEINGNGPEIEAPV, encoded by the exons ATGGGGGGAGTACCGTCAACACCGAGTTTCAATGGTGGCGCACAGCCGCAGGACACGGCGGAGTATCTAATTGAAGCATTTATTGGAGAGAAATCGTTCCCGCTTGCTTCGGATTACTGGCAGAAGCTTCTAGAACTTCCTCTTCATCTCCATTGGTCCTCCAATCGTGTTCAAAAAGCTTGCCTTCTCTTCG CTCAGAACAACTGTCATACGAGGCATCTTGCAAAAATATTAATTCACCTGTCTTGGTGTTTGCAAGAGTGTGTTTCTACGTCTGATGTATCTTCATCAGCTTATGTGAAAGCTCTCAATGCAGTGTACATCTCATCTGTTTTTCTGAAGCACCTCATTGAGAATGCCAAAACTGACAACTTTGAAGATCTATACATGTCTCTGAATGAAAGTGAGGAGGAAATTCCAAGTAACGTCTCTAAAG TACAGGGTATTGAGCATCTTGTTGTGCATAGTGTGCTTAATTATCTTGGCAGAGTAGATGTAAG CTCGGATACATATCTTCTACACCATGAGTTGCTTAATTTCATGCTTGTCGCCTTGTCAACTCAGCTTCTTTCTGGACCATCACTAGGAGCTGATGATATTCATCCTTTCTTTGATGCAGCAATGGCTCAG CCAACTTCTTTGGTTAATCTGGTTATTCGCAAGCTACTTCTTAACTACGTCGCACAGCTACGCTTCCCTTTGAAGGCTTCATCTTATTATATTTTTTCTGAAGGATATCAGCCAGGAGTTCTACAGAGAGTTGGCTCTGTTGCAG CAAATCTCGTGTTACTGCCACTGAATTTCTTTGCGAGTTCAAGTAATGAAGCTTCAAAAAGCCCTTTGGCAGACAGCAGTCTTAATATTTTACTCATCCTTGTTCATTACCGCAAGTGTCTTGGCGTGGAtcgtttgaaagataaaatcGACTACAGCAGTCCAGATTCGCTTCCAAAGGAAGAACCCTTCTTTGAGAATCCTTACTGCAAGGCCCTTGAGAATGCTCGGGATATTGAAT TTGATCGTGTAGATCTTGAGGGGAATGCACCTAGTGGTCTGGTTgtgagattaccctttgcttctCTTTTTGATACCCTTGGCAT GTGCTTGGCTGATGAGACTTCTGTACTTCTGCTTTATTCACTCGTTCAAGGGAATTCCGATTTTCTCGAGTATGTGTTGGTGCGGACTGATCTGGATACACTG TTGATGCCTTTGCTAGAAACACTGTATAATGCACCAAGGAGGACATCCAATCAGATATATATGGTGTTGATTATCCTTCTTATACTTAGCCAAGATTCCTCATTCAACGCCAGCATTCACAAACTG GTGCTACCCTTTGTTCCATGGTACCAAGAGCGGGTTCTTCATCAGACTTCTCTTGGTTCTCTTATGGTCATAATTTTGACGAGGACAGTGAAATATAACCTATCTAAGTTGCGG GATGTTTATCTTCATACAAATTGTCTTGCAACTTTAGCAAATATGGCACCTCATGTCCATCGCCTAAGTGGTTATGCATCACAACGATTGGTCAGCCTATTTGACATGCTTGCACGCAA GTACAACAAATTGGCAGAGATAAAAAATGATAAGATGCATGTGCCCAATGGTGAATCAAAGGAAGGAGATAGTCTCCAAGAAGATATG GCAGCTGAGCTGCATATTTATACCGACTTCCTAAGAATTGTTCTTGAGATATTAAATGCAATTCTGACCTATGCCTTGCCACGGAACCCTGAG GTCTTGGACTTCTTCAACAGTCGCATGGATGCCCAAAAGATGGACGGAGAATGGTCTGTAGAGAAAGTATTGCAAGTCATTGTTGTTAATTGCCGATCTTGGAGAGGTGATGGAATAAAG ATGTTTACCCAATTGCGTTTCACATACGAACAAGAGAGTCATCCTGAGGAGTTCTTCATTCCGTACGTGTGGCAGCTGGTTTTGTCTCGAAG TGGTCTTAGCTTTTCTCCTAGCAGCATAAATCTTTTCCCAGTTGACGCTCCTCTCGAT GTCCAGGATAATGTAGAGGAGGCTGAAAAGCCTCAGAAGGATGAGATCAATGGAAATGGGCCAGAGATAGAGGCACCAGTTTGA
- the LOC107824752 gene encoding early light-induced protein, chloroplastic, with translation MTTSFAMQSMIVGSSPPTSFSKRNGLNQFVPGCYLPRFQKSSRLRVKCMSEDGEKKEQSSSPLTNTAATSKPTPPPPAKASTNFSDVFSFSGAGPERINGRLAMIGFVAALGVELANGGDLSAQLSNGGFSWFLGTSALLTLASLIPLFQGISAESKSGGIMSADAEIWNGRFAMLGLVALAFTEYVKGGGIFQV, from the exons ATGACAACTTCATTTGCCATGCAATCCATGATAGTGGGAAGTAGTCCACCGACAAGTTTTTCAAAGAGAAATGGTCTGAATCAATTTGTTCCTGGCTGTTACTTGCCACGTTTTCAGAAGAGTTCACGTCTTCGCGTTAAGTGCATGTCTGAG GATGGTGAGAAAAAAGAGCAATCTTCAAGCCCCTTGACCAATACTGCTGCTACATCGAAGCCAACACCTCCTCCTCCTGCAAAG GCAAGCACCAATTTCTCGGACGTATTTTCATTCAGTGGAGCAGGACCCGAGAGAATCAACGGTAGGCTAGCAATGATCGGATTTGTGGCAGCCCTTGGTGTTGAGCTAGCAAACGGTGGAGATTTATCTGCACAGTTATCAAATGGTGGATTTTCATGGTTTTTGGGGACAAGTGCTTTGCTAACCTTGGCCTCACTTATCCCATTGTTCCAAGGAATTAGTGCTGAGTCTAAATCTGGTGGGATTATGAGTGCTGATGCCGAAATTTGGAATGGACGATTTGCCATGCTGGGATTAGTTGCTTTAGCTTTTACTGAATATGTTAAAGGAGGTGGCATCTTCCAAGTCTGA